One window of the Fusobacterium sp. SYSU M8D902 genome contains the following:
- a CDS encoding PTS sugar transporter subunit IIA, which yields MFEEKYIFRIDKKMTRDEVLEKVGNEFLKDGIVNEKFIAAIKKRENEYPTGLILEGGTKTAISHSDDEYVLKDKIAIVLSKEPVVFKSIDDLDKEVECNVFFVMALTKENKNDILVVLMDLFEQYEEKLKNFINMSNQEILEFLM from the coding sequence ATGTTTGAAGAGAAGTATATATTTAGAATTGATAAGAAGATGACAAGAGATGAAGTATTGGAAAAAGTAGGAAATGAATTTTTAAAAGATGGGATTGTAAACGAAAAATTTATAGCTGCTATAAAAAAGAGAGAAAATGAATATCCTACTGGATTGATATTAGAAGGTGGAACAAAGACTGCTATCTCTCATTCAGATGATGAATATGTATTAAAAGATAAGATAGCTATTGTTTTAAGTAAAGAACCAGTAGTATTTAAAAGTATTGATGATTTAGATAAAGAAGTTGAATGTAATGTTTTCTTTGTAATGGCACTTACTAAAGAAAATAAAAATGATATTTTAGTAGTACTAATGGACTTATTTGAACAGTATGAAGAAAAATTGAAAAATTTTATAAATATGAGTAATCAAGAGATATTAGAGTTTCTAATGTAG
- a CDS encoding PAS domain-containing protein, whose protein sequence is MLSNTNFKKILLDVLNEILDINLEKDIVFIKDSDFKYVYVNNRFCEIFSLDQNTIIGKCDKNFIQDKTTLENCYLSDCKAFEDNFIIIEETTFGKKFNVLKLKINLGHNKNGILCLAKEN, encoded by the coding sequence ATGCTAAGTAATACAAATTTTAAAAAAATATTACTAGATGTTTTAAATGAAATCTTAGATATAAATTTAGAAAAGGATATCGTTTTTATAAAGGATTCTGATTTTAAATATGTCTATGTTAATAATAGATTTTGTGAGATTTTCTCTCTAGACCAAAATACTATAATTGGGAAGTGTGATAAAAACTTTATACAGGACAAAACTACTCTAGAGAACTGTTATCTCAGTGATTGTAAGGCTTTTGAAGATAATTTTATAATAATTGAAGAGACTACTTTTGGTAAAAAATTCAATGTTCTAAAATTAAAAATTAACTTAGGTCACAATAAAAATGGAATTCTCTGTTTAGCAAAAGAGAATTAA
- a CDS encoding PTS transporter subunit IIC, producing MGIIKALLDMGAVVVLPIIIFLIGVFFRLRVKDAFKSGLTIGIGFVGVNLVIGMLVGNLGTATQKMSERFNLNLTTMDVGWPVESAISFATPLVIWVFILALVINLIMLTMNWTNVMNVDLWNFWHFIFTGALVYYTTHSMVLALIATAISIVIIIKLADWAAPIISKYFGMEGVTFAHMESINWLPIGYGINKLIDMIPGINKIDIRMNSGENKNTNSLMSIFGDPAIMGLILGAIIGALAGYGWKEVLMLAMNLAAVMFLMPRMVKILMEGLIPLSEAAQEFMNARFPGRKVYIGLDGAIAIGDPGIMSVGVIMVPISLLLAVILPGNTMLPFADLGIIPILLTWAIIPSKGNLFRALVSSIIVMSLILLIGSAMAPLLTTIAKEVGFAIPEGVGSVSSLDAGSHVLSYVIWKIFSLF from the coding sequence ATGGGAATAATAAAAGCTTTATTGGATATGGGAGCTGTAGTTGTACTTCCAATTATAATATTTTTAATAGGAGTATTTTTTAGATTAAGGGTAAAAGATGCGTTTAAATCAGGTTTGACAATAGGAATAGGATTTGTTGGAGTAAATTTAGTAATAGGAATGTTGGTTGGAAATTTAGGAACAGCTACACAAAAAATGTCAGAAAGATTTAATCTTAATTTGACAACAATGGATGTAGGATGGCCAGTAGAATCAGCTATTTCATTTGCAACACCATTAGTAATTTGGGTTTTCATACTAGCATTAGTAATAAATTTAATTATGTTGACAATGAACTGGACAAATGTAATGAACGTTGATTTATGGAATTTCTGGCACTTTATTTTTACAGGAGCCTTAGTATATTATACAACACATTCTATGGTATTAGCTTTAATAGCAACAGCAATTTCAATAGTGATAATCATAAAATTAGCTGACTGGGCAGCACCAATAATAAGTAAATACTTTGGAATGGAAGGTGTTACTTTTGCTCATATGGAGTCAATAAACTGGTTACCTATAGGATATGGAATTAATAAATTAATAGATATGATTCCAGGAATAAATAAAATTGATATCAGAATGAACTCTGGAGAAAATAAAAATACAAATTCATTGATGTCAATTTTTGGAGATCCAGCTATAATGGGATTAATTTTAGGAGCTATAATTGGAGCTTTAGCAGGATATGGATGGAAAGAAGTATTGATGTTAGCAATGAATTTAGCTGCTGTAATGTTTCTAATGCCAAGAATGGTAAAAATATTGATGGAAGGATTAATTCCATTATCAGAAGCTGCTCAAGAGTTTATGAATGCTAGATTTCCTGGAAGAAAAGTATATATAGGACTTGATGGAGCAATAGCTATTGGAGATCCAGGAATAATGTCAGTAGGAGTAATTATGGTACCTATATCACTATTATTAGCAGTGATTTTACCAGGAAATACAATGTTACCTTTTGCAGATTTAGGAATAATACCTATATTATTAACTTGGGCAATAATTCCTTCTAAAGGAAATCTATTCAGAGCATTGGTATCTTCAATAATAGTAATGAGCTTGATACTTTTAATAGGTTCAGCTATGGCACCATTACTAACAACAATAGCAAAAGAGGTTGGATTTGCAATACCTGAAGGTGTAGGAAGTGTATCTTCATTGGATGCTGGTTCACATGTATTATCATATGTAATTTGGAAGATCTTTTCATTATTTTAG
- a CDS encoding PTS sugar transporter subunit IIB, which translates to MGLFSKLFKNNEGEKVEKKDVVVEEVNTTDNKKYRAIIACGSGVATSTMARKKIEKGFEERGLKVEITQCKIGELENLAKVQKPNFVIHTVVLPQGLTFDCPVFSGVPFLTGVGLTKALDEIIDSIKK; encoded by the coding sequence ATGGGGTTATTTAGCAAATTGTTTAAAAATAATGAGGGAGAGAAGGTAGAGAAAAAAGATGTTGTAGTTGAAGAGGTAAATACAACAGATAATAAAAAATATAGAGCGATCATAGCTTGTGGAAGTGGAGTTGCTACTTCAACTATGGCAAGAAAGAAAATAGAAAAAGGATTTGAAGAAAGAGGATTAAAAGTTGAGATAACTCAATGTAAAATAGGAGAATTAGAAAATTTAGCTAAAGTACAAAAGCCAAACTTTGTAATACATACTGTAGTTTTACCACAAGGATTAACATTTGATTGTCCTGTATTTTCAGGAGTACCTTTTTTAACAGGAGTAGGATTAACAAAAGCACTAGATGAAATTATAGATAGTATAAAAAAATAG